The following are encoded together in the Daucus carota subsp. sativus chromosome 5, DH1 v3.0, whole genome shotgun sequence genome:
- the LOC135152808 gene encoding uncharacterized protein LOC135152808, whose translation MKQFMPLLVSCNQAAFIRGRKLGDLVLLAQALCKDYHRNLGAPRIAFKLNLSKAFDSLNWEFLFKLMVVLGFPPQFILWVKACISGAMISLKINGALEGYFNCKSGLKQGDPLSPYLFVLAMEALTACLNLKIEEGPFKFHSKTKDAGISHLIFADDVMLFCHGDADSVKSMMDGVNLFSSISGLCLNPAKCVVFFGNVPSAVQDFTIATSRFNRGALPVNYLGLPLISGKLFLRECLPLISKIRGKFEAWNGKYISQAGRAQLIKSVIFGMQGHWSHFLFLPKLVLKRIQSDMAKFLWKGDLVGSCHFKVSWKHCCYRKSEGGLGFKELLGWNQSAVWLQVWRIIKCSDDSLWIHWIHKCFLKNRAFWTMKIPYNCPWSLRKILNARPHFSGHIRYQVGRESNFLLWHDPWSDNRNMLDRFGCRAMSSLESTSLAPLHTIIRDGTWNLGNSNDHVVIEMRQICATTTIHDRDEILWNGSSYKNLRINDIWDVLRTPGLPPSWYNFVWCRFMVPKFAFTTWLIVQERLLTKDRMINFRMRTTSSCVLCGVADESHTHLFCHCTYIRSIFASWNHGITSVWDDLKSGRIFTGQISSIEKESSFLFISSVFYSVWRERNLRVHEGGTHNSWASLLVNIKRDVKDKLASSARFRKCVHRDTTLVLNLY comes from the coding sequence ATGAAACAGTTTATGCCTCTTCTTGTTTCTTGTAATCAAGCTGCATTTATTCGTGGAAGAAAACTTGGAGATCTTGTTCTTTTGGCCCAAGCATTATGTAAGGATTATCATCGCAATCTGGGTGCTCCTCGTATTGCCTTCAAATTGAATTTATCTAAGGCATTTGATAGTCTTAATTGGGAATTTCTCTTTAAATTGATGGTTGTTCTGGGCTTCCCTCCGCAGTTTATTCTATGGGTTAAAGCATGTATTTCTGGTGCTATGATTTCCTTGAAAATAAATGGAGCTTTGGAAGGTTATTTCAACTGTAAATCGGGACTGAAACAGGGGGATCCGCTCTCCCCATACTTGTTTGTGCTTGCAATGGAAGCTCTAACTGCCTGCTTGAATCTCAAGATTGAGGAAGGTCCATTCAAGTTTCACAGCAAAACTAAGGATGCGGGTATTTCTCATTTAATTTTTGCGGACGATGTTATGCTTTTTTGTCATGGAGATGCTGATTCTGTAAAGAGTATGATGGATGGTGTTAATCTGTTTTCTTCCATTTCTGGTTTGTGTCTCAATCCTGCCAAATGTGTGGTCTTTTTCGGGAATGTTCCATCTGCAGTACAGGATTTCACTATTGCTACTTCTCGGTTTAACAGAGGTGCTTTACCTGTTAATTATCTTGGATTACCTCTGATTTCTGGCAAGTTGTTCTTAAGAGAGTGCCTTCCTCTTATCTCGAAAATTCGTGGTAAATTTGAAGCCTGGAACGGTAAATATATTAGTCAGGCGGGTCGTGCTCAGCTAATTAAGTCTGTCATCTTTGGTATGCAAGGACACTGGTCTCACTTTCTCTTCTTGCCGAAATTGGTGCTGAAACGTATTCAATCTGATATGGCCAAGTTTCTATGGAAAGGTGACCTTGTTGGCTCTTGTCATTTTAAAGTTTCGTGGAAGCATTGTTGTTACAGAAAATCGGAGGGAGGTCTTGGTTTTAAGGAGCTGTTGGGGTGGAATCAAAGTGCTGTATGGCTGCAAGTTTGGAGAATCATAAAGTGTTCTGATGACTCTTTATGGATTCATTGGATTCATAAATGCTTTCTAAAAAACAGGGCTTTCTGGACAATGAAAATTCCCTATAACTGTCCTTGGAGTCTGCGAAAAATTCTTAATGCTCGCCCTCATTTCAGTGGCCATATTCGTTACCAGGTGGGTCGGGAGTCTAATTTTCTATTGTGGCATGATCCGTGGAGTGATAACAGAAATATGCTAGACCGTTTTGGTTGTAGAGCAATGTCCTCCCTTGAGTCAACTTCACTTGCTCCTCTTCACACCATAATTCGAGATGGTACTTGGAATCTTGGAAATTCTAATGATCATGTTGTAATTGAAATGAGACAGATTTGTGCTACTACGACAATTCATGACAGAGATGAAATTCTGTGGAACGGCTCTTCTTATAAAAACCTTCGGATCAATGATATATGGGACGTTCTTAGGACTCCAGGTCTTCCTCCATCCTGGTATAATTTTGTTTGGTGCAGATTTATGGTTCCAAAATTCGCTTTCACCACCTGGTTAATCGTCCAAGAGCGTCTTCTCACCAAAGATCGAATGATTAACTTTAGAATGAGAACAACTAGCAGCTGTGTTTTGTGTGGTGTGGCTGATGAATCCCACACCCACTTATTTTGTCATTGTACCTATATTCGAAGCATTTTTGCTTCTTGGAATCATGGCATTACTTCTGTGTGGGACGACCTTAAATCTGGCAGAATCTTCACTGGACAAATCTCCAGTATTGAAAAGGAAAgttcttttcttttcatctccTCGGTTTTTTACTCAGTTTGGCGTGAGAGGAATTTGCGAGTTCATGAGGGTGGTACCCATAACAGCTGGGCTAGTCTGTTAGTTAATATTAAAAGGGATGTTAAAGACAAATTGGCTTCCTCCGCTCGATTTCGTAAATGTGTGCATCGAGACACTACTCTGGTCCTGAATTTGTACTGA